One window of the Acaryochloris sp. CCMEE 5410 genome contains the following:
- a CDS encoding SIS domain-containing protein, producing MSYQSDVLEQPQVLRQLIYTYQHHTVWSILSDYPQRSILLTGMGASYNALYPAWFYLNQQGKTALHLETSTLIHYLPTLLERPSLIVAVSQSGESIELQKLVAQIEARRHHSSQPPVLISVTNSPQNTLADHSDVALPTAAGPEVGIATKTYTSSMLVLHFIARALTGQLQPQDFEYGDAIASQAQTFLKEQQADISNAFNVLKASSYISIIGRGPALATANNAALMLKEGVRIPAEGYSGGQFRHGPREMIVPQIGSIVLTSPDATLGINQRLAADIVEYGGPVVCIGQPTIGTTHIPLPEIEDIFLHPLLEILPIQQLVAQLADQQNMTPGEFRWSGKVVDQE from the coding sequence ATGAGTTATCAGTCGGATGTGCTGGAACAACCCCAAGTTCTACGCCAGCTGATTTATACCTATCAGCACCATACCGTTTGGTCTATCTTATCTGACTATCCCCAGAGGTCCATTCTTCTGACAGGTATGGGAGCCTCCTACAATGCCCTCTATCCAGCTTGGTTTTACCTGAACCAGCAGGGTAAAACAGCCCTTCATCTCGAAACCTCTACCTTAATTCACTACCTTCCGACTCTGCTAGAGAGACCGAGCCTGATCGTAGCCGTCTCTCAATCGGGCGAAAGTATTGAACTCCAGAAATTAGTGGCGCAAATTGAAGCTCGACGCCATCACAGTTCACAGCCTCCTGTGCTGATTAGCGTTACGAACTCTCCACAAAATACCTTGGCAGACCATAGTGATGTGGCATTGCCCACGGCCGCCGGTCCCGAAGTGGGGATTGCCACCAAAACCTATACCAGCTCGATGTTAGTGCTTCACTTTATCGCTAGGGCATTGACAGGCCAGTTACAACCACAAGACTTTGAGTATGGGGATGCGATCGCATCCCAAGCCCAAACCTTTCTCAAAGAGCAGCAAGCCGACATCTCCAACGCGTTTAATGTCCTAAAGGCCAGTTCCTACATCAGCATTATTGGCCGTGGTCCAGCCTTAGCAACAGCCAACAATGCCGCCTTAATGCTTAAAGAAGGGGTTCGCATACCTGCTGAGGGCTATTCGGGCGGGCAGTTCCGCCATGGCCCGAGAGAAATGATTGTTCCCCAGATTGGTTCGATTGTCTTAACTAGTCCTGATGCCACCCTGGGCATCAATCAACGCCTTGCAGCCGATATTGTCGAGTATGGCGGGCCAGTAGTTTGTATCGGCCAACCCACCATCGGGACAACCCATATTCCGCTGCCTGAGATTGAAGATATTTTTCTCCATCCCCTGTTAGAGATTTTGCCCATTCAGCAACTAGTTGCCCAGTTAGCAGATCAACAGAATATGACACCTGGAGAATTTCGCTGGTCCGGTAAAGTCGTTGACCAAGAATAG
- a CDS encoding CAP domain-containing protein, whose amino-acid sequence MLRKLYFSLCLAFSLVGVGSVATSVALACTDHPAQPANPSHTQASTSLNVHRPTWSREMLEAHNQWRQRTGIPPLTWSDDLAKHAQAWANHLANDNFRLYHRPNNPYGENLTWAAHQQLSPTEVVNMWGDEIKHYDYETNRCSAVCGHYTQLVWQKTTEVGCAYVRSGPQEIWVCNYNPPGNYRGQKPYQAVLQSDPSSKQVLQAAFRSELLTQLGVGQGTSLLLTP is encoded by the coding sequence ATGCTGCGTAAGCTATATTTTTCGCTTTGTCTTGCTTTCAGTTTGGTGGGTGTCGGTAGTGTTGCAACATCGGTTGCGTTAGCGTGTACAGATCATCCTGCCCAGCCAGCCAATCCATCTCATACCCAAGCCTCTACCAGCCTTAATGTGCATCGTCCAACGTGGTCACGAGAGATGCTAGAGGCTCATAATCAATGGCGTCAGCGAACAGGTATTCCCCCGCTCACTTGGTCAGATGATTTGGCCAAGCATGCCCAAGCCTGGGCGAATCATTTGGCTAACGATAATTTCCGACTCTACCACCGTCCCAATAATCCCTATGGAGAGAACTTAACGTGGGCAGCTCACCAACAACTCTCCCCGACCGAAGTGGTGAATATGTGGGGCGATGAAATCAAGCATTATGATTACGAGACCAATCGCTGCTCTGCGGTTTGTGGGCACTATACCCAGCTAGTTTGGCAGAAGACGACTGAAGTCGGTTGTGCCTATGTTCGCTCAGGTCCTCAAGAAATTTGGGTATGTAATTACAACCCACCTGGCAACTATCGGGGCCAAAAGCCCTATCAAGCAGTTTTGCAGTCTGATCCTTCTTCAAAACAGGTTCTTCAGGCTGCATTCCGATCAGAGTTGCTAACCCAGCTAGGGGTTGGACAGGGAACTTCTCTGCTGCTTACTCCCTAA
- a CDS encoding allophycocyanin subunit beta translates to MENTITSVITSFDLQGKYIDGGALQQLKHSFQIDEPKVEAAAIIRDNAAEIVKEAVAKSLDVPGSDALPTTRRYAACVRDLDFYLRYATYAMVAGDTTILDERVLNGLKETYLALGVSLAATIKAIRAMQEVTSDVVGSAAGHEISPYFEHLCAGLS, encoded by the coding sequence ATGGAAAACACAATCACCTCTGTGATTACCTCATTTGACCTTCAAGGCAAATACATTGATGGTGGTGCTTTACAGCAGCTCAAACATAGCTTCCAAATTGATGAACCGAAAGTTGAAGCCGCTGCAATTATCCGTGACAACGCAGCAGAAATTGTCAAAGAGGCGGTTGCTAAGTCCCTAGATGTGCCAGGTAGCGATGCCTTACCAACGACCCGTCGTTATGCTGCATGTGTGCGGGATCTAGACTTTTATCTTCGCTATGCGACCTATGCCATGGTTGCTGGCGATACGACTATTTTGGATGAGCGTGTGCTCAATGGTCTCAAGGAAACCTACCTAGCTTTAGGTGTGTCTCTAGCCGCAACAATCAAGGCCATTCGAGCGATGCAAGAGGTGACCAGTGATGTGGTGGGTTCTGCAGCAGGCCATGAGATTAGCCCCTATTTTGAGCATCTCTGTGCAGGCTTGAGCTAG
- a CDS encoding SPOR domain-containing protein: MTNSPVSNGPHPLLKAALGTLDMTIESEMSLFRQHQALVELPDDVKEEISEPQMLPETTHSEAVSTEDSVTSSTAPQDAISPLQLEDVAEDLTPSELALFQVETDSANDSEASDSENSETKLDQQEAVLEPSPRFKRPAGVAGAPLPSEATENDPHLSKLDPAIDDYLDSSTALRQHLEEAVAEPETPPVTTNNPLTPKRIMLLVGGSILGALVVVLFLHVTGLRNKLWPPKQPRPSAPVSASSPPKSPSAPAPPSESPLVATSPPGPDLSKKEFSDVNLENLSRLDPSSSPSPSPATSPSPQPSAAPTPAATLSQKPVPILKNQTSETGLFYVVIPYNNAASLQQTRKIVPTAFLTNGTGGQQVQAGALESLDAAKRLAKQLRSKGLSAAIIAPG, encoded by the coding sequence ATGACTAACTCCCCTGTTTCGAATGGTCCTCACCCTCTGTTGAAAGCAGCTTTGGGGACATTAGATATGACAATTGAGTCTGAAATGTCCCTGTTTCGTCAACATCAGGCTCTAGTGGAGTTGCCAGACGACGTAAAGGAAGAAATCAGTGAACCTCAGATGCTGCCTGAAACTACACACTCAGAGGCGGTATCTACAGAGGATTCTGTGACTTCTAGCACTGCACCACAAGACGCTATTTCCCCATTACAACTAGAAGATGTTGCGGAGGATTTAACGCCATCCGAACTCGCACTCTTCCAGGTTGAGACAGACTCTGCCAATGATTCAGAAGCAAGTGATTCAGAGAATAGTGAGACAAAACTGGATCAACAAGAAGCCGTCTTAGAACCTTCACCCAGATTTAAGCGGCCTGCTGGCGTTGCCGGGGCCCCTTTACCTTCTGAGGCTACGGAAAATGATCCTCATCTGTCTAAACTCGACCCAGCCATTGATGACTATCTCGATTCTTCCACCGCCTTACGCCAGCACCTTGAAGAGGCTGTAGCTGAACCTGAGACGCCACCGGTAACGACTAACAATCCATTGACTCCAAAGAGAATCATGTTACTGGTGGGGGGCAGCATTTTAGGCGCATTAGTTGTCGTGCTGTTTCTTCATGTCACGGGCTTACGCAATAAATTATGGCCTCCCAAGCAACCTCGGCCATCCGCCCCAGTCTCAGCGTCTAGTCCCCCTAAATCCCCCAGCGCTCCAGCTCCGCCTAGTGAGTCTCCTCTTGTCGCGACCTCACCACCGGGTCCTGACTTATCCAAGAAAGAGTTTTCTGATGTCAATTTAGAGAATTTGAGTCGCCTAGACCCCAGTTCCTCACCCTCGCCCTCTCCTGCCACTAGCCCATCTCCTCAGCCAAGCGCAGCTCCAACGCCAGCAGCAACGCTATCCCAGAAACCTGTGCCTATTTTGAAAAATCAGACGTCAGAAACAGGCTTGTTCTATGTGGTGATTCCTTACAACAATGCAGCTTCGCTCCAACAAACCCGCAAGATAGTACCTACTGCATTCCTGACCAATGGTACAGGCGGCCAACAGGTACAGGCAGGCGCTCTAGAATCCTTAGATGCAGCAAAGCGATTAGCTAAACAGCTCCGGTCCAAGGGGCTATCTGCCGCCATCATTGCGCCAGGCTGA
- a CDS encoding protein phosphatase 2C domain-containing protein produces the protein MPHSQPQLQCPNLRCRAVNSDRDQFCQKCGTYLPKRFLWVVGARVDNFQVGDLLEDRFLFQGPRVVFDTQPGIPLKMSVELPDTLVPYLKLFPYRLHLPQVYTLLSLGDPEPSLMLLLEHAPLGTADLDPSHQGGLALGAGMPLFDAWANAQPLRQLHWLWQIAQLWQPLRIQGVASSLLQPDFMRVEGSLFRLLELENDFRLEPSLADLGLVWQQLIPKTSGKLADSLDGLCDQLASGEVESAEELLAQLESWIENIHKAYRVKIDIATRTDTGMVREHNEDACYPADGAVTQNSLERMAIVCDGVGGHAGGEVASGIAIEALRDHLTQLPIDDLSPADVITELENASFKANDLICQRNDQEQRQDRQRMGTTLVTALSQTHQIYVSHIGDSRAYLITTQGCYQIMVDDDIASREVRLGYVPYREALLQPASGSLVQALGMASSSVLRPTVQRFLLDEDCLFLLCSDGLSDYDRIDMIWREELLPLLQGGTDLASTSKRLIELANQLNGHDNVTVGLVHCHVTRQRQSTGATGLNSAPAETSAPVDNTPPTVLPKTQAVAPDAPLAPKRSGSGFGLWILLGLILLGVGGAVAYQLGFLKLPFLNQPIADSSASPSPEPSLPDTPPPPPDLAQANKLDVLRLVSANDQPIEISVVKDPKELLQGIGGVDDASVDDPPTETSDSKIALGSTISIPSDSLVVVDGIFPPPLADASDKTAPGAPIQALRIRTCQPVEEVSEQEGTGILPPEKLDEKLEKEGADPDADSVAQLIDEKLSDENPSGSVTTPSTPQIGWVDRSKLASLVTEIIPAAQLSPEQQKACTPAPLEGKDIPAGAPIGSDPAS, from the coding sequence ATGCCACACTCCCAACCCCAATTGCAATGTCCCAATCTCAGATGTCGAGCAGTCAACTCTGATCGAGATCAGTTTTGCCAGAAATGTGGGACATATTTACCGAAACGCTTTCTTTGGGTTGTGGGCGCTCGTGTAGATAACTTTCAAGTGGGTGACCTCCTAGAAGATCGGTTTCTGTTTCAGGGGCCGAGAGTGGTCTTCGATACCCAACCGGGCATTCCTCTCAAAATGAGTGTTGAGTTACCGGATACCTTAGTCCCTTACCTGAAGCTATTTCCTTACCGACTCCATCTGCCCCAAGTCTATACCCTCCTGTCTTTAGGAGACCCCGAACCTTCCCTTATGCTCTTACTAGAGCACGCACCTCTAGGCACTGCCGATCTGGATCCGAGTCACCAGGGTGGACTAGCCCTAGGGGCAGGTATGCCGTTATTTGATGCTTGGGCCAACGCCCAACCTCTGCGCCAACTCCACTGGCTCTGGCAAATTGCTCAGCTATGGCAGCCCCTCCGAATTCAGGGGGTGGCGTCGAGTTTATTGCAACCTGACTTTATGCGGGTCGAAGGATCCCTCTTTCGGTTATTGGAATTAGAAAATGATTTTCGCCTAGAACCGAGTTTGGCAGACCTAGGTTTAGTTTGGCAACAGCTCATTCCCAAAACTAGCGGTAAACTCGCAGACTCCTTAGATGGCCTCTGTGATCAATTAGCCAGTGGCGAAGTTGAATCAGCAGAAGAACTGCTCGCCCAATTGGAAAGCTGGATTGAAAATATCCATAAAGCCTATCGAGTCAAAATAGATATTGCGACTCGTACAGATACAGGCATGGTTCGCGAGCATAACGAAGATGCTTGCTATCCTGCAGATGGCGCAGTCACCCAAAATTCGTTAGAGCGAATGGCGATTGTTTGCGATGGAGTGGGGGGACATGCCGGTGGCGAAGTCGCATCCGGTATTGCTATCGAAGCGCTACGGGATCATCTTACTCAATTACCCATTGATGATCTCTCACCCGCTGATGTGATTACAGAATTAGAAAATGCCTCCTTTAAGGCTAATGATCTCATTTGCCAGCGGAACGACCAAGAACAGCGCCAGGATCGTCAACGGATGGGAACCACGCTGGTGACGGCGTTATCCCAAACGCACCAAATTTATGTCTCGCATATTGGAGATAGTCGGGCTTACCTGATCACCACCCAAGGCTGCTACCAAATCATGGTAGATGACGATATTGCATCTCGCGAAGTGCGATTGGGGTATGTCCCTTACCGCGAAGCCCTCCTCCAACCCGCTTCCGGATCGTTGGTCCAGGCCTTAGGCATGGCCTCTTCGTCAGTGCTCCGGCCAACGGTTCAGCGATTCTTACTGGATGAGGACTGTTTGTTCCTGCTGTGTTCAGACGGCCTGAGTGACTACGATCGCATTGATATGATTTGGCGAGAGGAGCTGCTACCTCTCCTCCAAGGCGGCACCGACTTAGCCAGCACGAGCAAGCGTCTGATCGAACTCGCCAATCAGCTCAATGGTCATGATAATGTCACCGTTGGTTTGGTACATTGCCATGTGACGCGTCAACGCCAAAGTACCGGCGCAACTGGCTTAAATAGTGCGCCAGCAGAAACATCAGCCCCGGTCGATAATACACCTCCAACGGTTTTACCCAAGACTCAAGCCGTTGCTCCCGACGCTCCTCTTGCTCCAAAGCGTTCAGGGAGTGGATTCGGCCTATGGATTTTATTGGGCCTGATTTTATTAGGGGTTGGCGGCGCAGTGGCTTACCAGCTCGGCTTTCTCAAACTCCCTTTTCTGAATCAGCCCATCGCAGATTCTTCGGCTTCTCCTTCTCCTGAACCCAGCCTACCTGACACTCCCCCTCCTCCTCCTGATTTAGCTCAAGCGAATAAGTTGGATGTCCTCCGGTTAGTCAGTGCCAATGATCAACCCATTGAGATCTCCGTCGTCAAGGATCCAAAAGAACTATTACAGGGCATTGGTGGCGTGGATGACGCAAGCGTAGATGATCCACCGACAGAAACTTCAGACTCTAAAATCGCGCTAGGCTCTACCATTTCTATTCCAAGCGATAGTTTAGTGGTCGTTGATGGAATCTTTCCGCCCCCTCTGGCTGATGCATCAGATAAAACCGCACCAGGCGCTCCCATCCAAGCACTGCGGATTCGAACTTGCCAGCCTGTAGAAGAAGTTTCAGAACAAGAAGGTACGGGTATTCTGCCCCCCGAAAAGTTAGATGAAAAATTAGAAAAAGAAGGAGCAGACCCAGACGCCGATTCCGTCGCTCAACTCATCGATGAAAAACTGAGTGATGAGAATCCTAGCGGATCAGTAACAACCCCATCTACCCCCCAAATTGGCTGGGTGGATCGATCTAAGTTGGCCTCATTAGTGACAGAAATTATTCCCGCTGCCCAGCTCAGTCCTGAACAGCAAAAAGCTTGTACGCCTGCGCCTCTAGAAGGCAAAGATATTCCAGCAGGTGCTCCTATTGGCTCAGATCCTGCCTCATGA
- a CDS encoding radical SAM protein, with translation MSTSIFQSEQLLFTPGTPTPNRLPLIFAFPNTYCVGITSLGFQVVWAMLCARSDLQVSRLFTDVQEPLPQHPVLLGFSLSWELDYANILQMLEDLDIPLRSQHRTAAHPLVFGGGPVLTANPEPFADFFDVILLGDGEELLGQFIDTFQTVHQADRATQLLTLAQVPGVYIPSLYEIQYQASEGAIATIKPHTPDVPAQVQKQTYRGNTLSASTVVTPKAAWESIYMVEVVRSCPEMCRFCLASYLTLPFRTPEVAQTLLPQIEKGLAVTNRIGLLGASVTQHPEFEQLIDYFAHPDRDQVRLSIASVRTNTVTVKLAQVLAQRDTRSITIAIESGSERLRQIINKKLQNDEIHQAAANAYQGQLKGLKLYGMVGIPGETDTDVEATINLMLQLKKKVPGLRLTLGCSTFVPKAHTPFQWFGVNPTAKKSLQLMQKKLRSQGIDFRPESYNWSIIQALIARGDRRISHLLELTRHFGDSLGSYRRAFKQLKGQIPSLDFYVFQEWPTDQILPWSHLQGPLPQSTLEKHLHNATDLM, from the coding sequence GTGTCAACCTCAATCTTTCAATCAGAGCAATTATTGTTTACACCAGGAACGCCAACACCGAATAGGCTTCCGCTTATTTTCGCATTTCCAAACACGTACTGTGTAGGAATAACGAGTTTGGGCTTCCAAGTCGTTTGGGCCATGCTGTGTGCACGTTCTGATCTACAGGTTAGCCGACTTTTCACAGATGTCCAGGAACCCCTCCCCCAACATCCCGTACTCTTGGGTTTTTCTCTGTCCTGGGAATTGGATTATGCCAATATTTTGCAGATGTTGGAGGACTTGGATATCCCATTGCGTAGTCAGCACCGCACAGCGGCTCATCCCTTAGTCTTTGGGGGTGGGCCAGTGCTGACTGCTAATCCCGAACCCTTTGCTGATTTCTTTGATGTGATTCTGTTGGGGGATGGAGAGGAGCTACTGGGGCAGTTTATTGATACGTTTCAAACGGTACATCAAGCCGACCGTGCGACCCAACTGTTGACCTTAGCCCAAGTGCCTGGGGTGTATATTCCCAGCTTGTATGAGATTCAATACCAGGCATCGGAGGGTGCGATCGCAACCATCAAACCCCACACTCCAGACGTACCCGCCCAGGTCCAAAAACAGACCTATCGTGGCAATACCTTGTCCGCCTCAACGGTTGTTACCCCTAAAGCAGCTTGGGAAAGTATCTATATGGTGGAGGTGGTGCGGAGTTGCCCAGAAATGTGTCGTTTTTGCCTGGCTAGCTATTTAACGCTCCCCTTTCGGACTCCAGAGGTGGCCCAAACGCTACTCCCCCAAATTGAAAAAGGACTAGCTGTTACCAACCGTATTGGCCTCCTAGGAGCCTCTGTTACGCAACATCCAGAATTTGAGCAGCTGATCGACTATTTTGCCCACCCTGACCGAGATCAGGTGCGTTTAAGTATTGCTTCCGTGCGGACCAATACTGTGACGGTCAAGCTCGCCCAGGTCCTGGCTCAGCGGGATACTCGTTCGATTACCATTGCGATTGAAAGTGGCTCTGAGCGGTTGCGGCAGATTATCAATAAGAAATTACAGAATGACGAGATTCACCAAGCGGCTGCCAATGCTTATCAAGGTCAACTGAAAGGCCTAAAACTTTATGGGATGGTGGGTATTCCAGGGGAAACAGATACGGACGTTGAAGCGACGATTAATCTAATGTTGCAGTTAAAGAAAAAGGTGCCTGGATTGCGATTAACCTTAGGATGCAGCACCTTTGTCCCCAAAGCCCATACGCCCTTTCAGTGGTTTGGCGTCAACCCTACAGCTAAGAAGTCGCTGCAATTGATGCAGAAGAAGTTGCGATCTCAAGGGATTGATTTTAGGCCTGAAAGCTATAACTGGTCAATTATCCAGGCCTTAATTGCTCGGGGTGACCGACGGATTTCTCATCTACTAGAACTGACTCGGCATTTTGGCGATTCCCTCGGGAGCTATCGTCGAGCGTTTAAGCAACTTAAAGGGCAGATTCCTTCTCTAGACTTTTACGTTTTTCAGGAATGGCCAACAGATCAAATCTTGCCTTGGTCACACTTGCAAGGTCCTCTGCCACAATCCACCTTAGAAAAACATTTACACAATGCCACCGATTTGATGTAA
- a CDS encoding AarF/ABC1/UbiB kinase family protein has translation MTLAEPTSPQSPSLPAGPSTADFSGVAVATENPSNLTSAIEFEAYDPAKIQQKFQGQIFRVLQRWVTILWPFLLLFARRWWDKRTPTSPERQKRRAVQLRETLTALGPAFIKIGQALSTRPDILTGPYLEELSKLQDQLPAFSNEIAYRFIEEELGHPPQDLYAQLTPEPIAAASLGQVYKGQLHSGEWVAVKVQRPDLAEQVTLDIYILRGLAAWVQKNNKSIRSDLVGILDEFAGRLFEEVDYTQEGRNAERFAHLYEYLPEIYIPKIYWEYTNRRVLTMEWITGTKLNQPEKIQAQGIDARHLIDVGVNCSLRQLLEHGFFHADPHPGNLLATPDGKLAYLDFGMMSEIKLEQRYGLINAIVHIINREFEALAHDYVHLGFLTPDTNLEPIIPALGIVFNNALGASVAELNIQSIFDQLSEIMYEYPFRVPSYYALIVRSLLTMEGIAIGVDKDFKVLSAAYPYVAKRILTDPAPELRESLKDLLFKESSFRWNRLENLMKNARNNFDYDLSGSLDQALDYLFSERGELIRDRMAQELVNGIDAFGQTTWHGLTAKFREQMGWETDKASVAELEANFGHIQRIFGLLQETPGFDPVKLASVVPPLLVKPETQALGQQIATGLLQKALVRVIREFLLPESSDAADSTRYAPPVTLSPLAKAS, from the coding sequence ATGACCTTGGCTGAACCGACCTCCCCACAGTCCCCTTCTCTGCCCGCTGGCCCATCAACAGCCGATTTTTCTGGGGTAGCCGTGGCCACTGAGAACCCCTCGAACCTCACCTCAGCCATAGAGTTTGAGGCTTACGATCCAGCCAAGATTCAGCAAAAATTTCAAGGTCAAATTTTTCGAGTCCTTCAGCGATGGGTCACCATCCTCTGGCCATTTCTTCTGCTCTTTGCCCGGCGTTGGTGGGATAAGCGAACCCCCACCTCTCCTGAACGGCAAAAGCGGCGGGCGGTCCAATTAAGAGAAACCCTCACCGCCCTAGGCCCTGCTTTTATCAAAATTGGTCAGGCCTTATCTACGCGTCCTGATATTCTTACAGGTCCGTACTTAGAAGAATTATCCAAACTTCAAGACCAACTGCCAGCGTTCTCGAATGAGATTGCCTATCGCTTTATCGAAGAAGAACTGGGACACCCACCTCAAGATCTGTATGCTCAATTAACCCCCGAACCTATTGCTGCCGCTTCCCTAGGCCAAGTTTATAAGGGGCAACTGCACTCTGGAGAATGGGTGGCCGTCAAAGTTCAGCGCCCTGATCTGGCAGAACAGGTCACCCTCGATATCTATATTCTGCGGGGTCTAGCCGCCTGGGTACAAAAAAACAACAAATCTATCCGCAGTGATTTAGTCGGTATCCTGGATGAATTTGCCGGACGACTTTTTGAAGAAGTCGACTATACCCAGGAAGGGCGCAACGCTGAGCGCTTTGCCCATCTATATGAATACCTCCCTGAAATCTATATTCCTAAAATTTATTGGGAATATACCAATCGCCGGGTCTTGACCATGGAGTGGATCACGGGGACCAAACTCAATCAGCCCGAGAAAATCCAGGCCCAAGGCATTGATGCGCGCCACCTGATTGACGTTGGCGTCAATTGCTCCCTGCGGCAGCTCCTAGAGCATGGCTTTTTCCATGCAGATCCTCATCCGGGCAACTTGCTGGCTACACCGGATGGCAAGTTGGCCTACCTTGACTTCGGCATGATGAGCGAAATCAAGCTTGAACAGCGCTATGGTCTGATTAACGCTATTGTCCACATCATTAATCGTGAATTTGAAGCCTTAGCCCACGACTATGTCCACTTAGGCTTCCTAACTCCAGACACTAATTTAGAACCCATTATTCCGGCCCTAGGCATCGTCTTTAACAATGCTTTGGGGGCCAGCGTTGCGGAACTCAATATTCAGAGCATCTTTGATCAGCTGTCTGAAATTATGTATGAGTATCCGTTTCGGGTCCCGTCCTACTACGCCCTGATTGTGCGTTCCCTACTGACCATGGAAGGCATTGCCATTGGGGTAGATAAAGACTTTAAAGTTTTGAGCGCAGCTTATCCCTATGTTGCCAAACGAATTTTGACGGATCCTGCCCCTGAACTTCGGGAAAGTTTGAAAGACTTACTGTTTAAAGAAAGTAGTTTTCGCTGGAATCGCCTCGAAAACTTGATGAAAAATGCCCGCAACAACTTTGATTACGATCTAAGTGGATCCCTGGACCAAGCCCTCGATTATCTATTCTCAGAACGAGGAGAACTGATTCGAGATCGGATGGCCCAAGAACTCGTCAATGGCATCGATGCCTTTGGACAGACCACTTGGCATGGTTTAACGGCTAAATTTCGAGAACAGATGGGATGGGAAACTGATAAAGCCTCGGTGGCTGAATTAGAAGCTAATTTTGGCCATATTCAACGTATTTTTGGCTTGTTACAAGAAACGCCTGGTTTTGACCCCGTCAAGCTTGCCAGCGTGGTTCCGCCTTTGTTAGTTAAACCTGAAACCCAAGCCCTAGGCCAACAAATTGCCACTGGTCTTTTGCAAAAAGCACTGGTACGGGTTATTCGAGAATTTCTTTTACCTGAGTCAAGTGATGCTGCTGATTCAACTCGGTATGCACCACCCGTCACTCTCTCCCCTCTGGCTAAGGCTAGTTAA